DNA from Nerophis lumbriciformis linkage group LG39, RoL_Nlum_v2.1, whole genome shotgun sequence:
AGCATCATGAACGGCCACTGCAACGTGCAGGTCAACGACGTGGCGGAGGAGTTCCACTGCAACAACGACTTCTCCGAGCTCATCATCGACGGCAAGAAGGCCGCCGGGCGCCGCGGCCACGAGACCTCCCGCAAGGAGGCCGAGGACAAGAGCCGGCTGCCCGCCCTGGAGGTGGCCTACACCAGCATCCTGCGGGAGCTGGGAGAGGACGTGGACCGCCAGGGCCTGCTGCGCACGCCGCTGAGGGCCTCCAAGGCCATGCAGTTCTTCACCAAGGGCTACCATGAGACCGTGGACGGTGAGTCAGGACTGTTCAAGAAGAGCAAAGTTGCACTTTGACATTACAAGTACAGGCCCAATGCGTTTTCGTTATTTTCATGAcggtttacattgtagattgtcactgaaggcatcaaaactatgaacgtggtgaaataactgaaaatatatattctagtttcttcaaaatagccacccttttctctgattacttctttgcacactcttggcattcaaacgatgagcttcaaaaggttctgaaatggttttcactttcacaggtgtcatagttgcaaagccttcagtgacaatctacaatgtaaatagtcatgaaaataaagaattaggtgtgtccaaacctgtgGCTTGTACTGTATACACAGTATAAACGTGCACAACCGGTTTCCAACTAATTATCTGCTAAGAGTCATCGAACTTTAAAACTTGCAGGATTTTTGTTGTTCTACATCCAAATTTTACATATATAGTTGACAGGAATAGCAAAAAAATGCATCAACAAGtcaaataaataagaaaataaatcaaagagAAAGCACAGACAGATATCAACATAAAACTATAGACAGTGGCCcgagagcaggggtctcaaactgaatttacctgggggccactggttgAGAAACTGGGTGAGGgttagatttcttaaaaaaatctaacatgcactttttaatgaattcaccttctttgaatggctttcccgccctagcaacatacttgccaaccctatcgatttttccaggagactcccgaatttcagtgcccctcccgacaatctcccggggcaaccattcttccgAATTTGTCCCAATTTttccccggacaacaatattaagggcgtgccgtgatggcactttctttaacgtcctctacaacctgtcgtcgcgtccgctttttcaccatacagtcacatgttgtatgaggcttctgcagacacacgtaagtgactgcaagacatatttgatcaatagccatacaggtcacactgagggtggccgtataaacaagtttaacactgttacaaatatgcgccacactgtgaacctacaccaaacaagaatgacaaacacatttcgggagaacatccgcaccgtaacacaacataacaaatacccagaacaccttgcagccctaactcttcccggGCTACAGTATACActctcgctaccaccaaaccccgcccatctcaaccgaGGCACTGAGGGGTTGATGTGTggaggggcagggtttggtggtagcgggggtctaTATtgaagcccggaagagttagggctgcaaggtgttctgggtatttgttctgttgtgttacggtgcggatgttctcccgaaatgtgtttgtcattcttgtttggtgtgggttcacagtgtggtgcatatttgtaacagtgttaaagttgtttatatcgccaccctcagtgtgacctgtatggctgttgatcaagtatgccttgcattcacttactgtgtgtacaaaagccaaatacaacatgtgactgggctggcacgctgtttgtacaggttgtagaaggtgctaaaggcagtgccatcacggcacgcccttaatattgttgtttgggtgaaaaccggcagacattcgagagaatggttgccctgtaattcaggagtctcccggaaaaatcgggagggttggcaagtgtgatgctgtcaagcgccgTTCATATAAAACTCACGGGCCACActgacattaaattttcatattaaggtgcgggccgcaaaataacgtctcgcgggccgcaattggcccacgtgccgcgtgtctgagacccctgccctagagAGATATGACGACCAACAAgcacacaaaaggctcatcaatcacCCGCATTTCAATGTTTCAATCTGGGTTAATTTGGAGATCGGCCTCTCCTACATATCTCCAAAAGGCACCACTACAGCTCTGGAGTTTAAGGTCAGCCTCATCTTCTCCAGTTTGAGAAAATAAAGACCATCTTTAATCTTTAGTGTGGCCTCCAATTTAACACAATGAGTCTTCTAGTAGGGATCGCTATACAAGATTATTTTGGGGGGGTGTTGAGGGTAGATGACTGAAGTGCTACCCCCCCCCCAAATAGTCCATTTAGAGCAGGgggggtcaaactcattttagctcaggggccgcatggaggaaaatatgtgcacacgcgggccgtactattaaaatcatggcattaaaacaaaaaaataaagacaacttcagattgttttctttggccaaaaatagaacaaacacattttgaaaatattacaataaaaatataggaaaaaaaaatcagcagcggtaaagttcagatccatgaaggaaagaagaaagtgaatgaatgtttataactgaatacatttacatttcttttgtattattttttttacgtttatgacaacctttttccaaaacacaatatagaatgtgagatataacaggataatgcataaatttatcatttgttttcaaaacgcttacaaaaaaagggaccccaaaaatttactgtgggacccaatttttatgacttgacggggtccctagtgtcaggttcaaacactgatgacatctattaaacaagacaagaggcaaagaattaaacagagacagaattcaatttggactccaaggtttctcatagtcattcacatcgacgtcccactggggtgagtttttccttgcccttatgtgggctctgtaacgaggatgtcgttgtgacttgtgcagccctttgagacacttgtgatttagggctatataaataaacattgattgattgattgattgaggagaCACGCGTggacacactgtacccttgtacagtatctgaGCACGCTCtaccaaaagattgcatgcctcgttcttttattttggaccctccccgaccacctggccacctttgtttccaaaggacaaaggtcgcaaaaagttcacagaaaaggtcataaacaattcacaggaaaggtcaattcaaaaagagttcgtaaaatacttcaaaaagagttcgtctggaaattgggcagatcctgtcatctctccgctttgaagtccttgggccagaacaacatccttctgttgattaccatacatgagataaaacagaaaacccttcatgtggctctcccccttacacagtggagttttacgagcattcttcttggtaggcctcaaagacagcccctgtccttttgcctggaactcatttcaacacaaacttcttagtgataacttacaaacaattattctaacacctacgaccccattttttaaatttctagcgccaacactgatggagtattggtgcgtgcaaaacagcagcaggcggctgtggcctgcgggccggtgtcaggttcaaacactgatgacatctattaaacagacaaaaagcaaggaatcatgcagagacagagttaaatttcgctcaattgaggagagacgttttttggactgcactctagttacagatccaaactacgctctaaagtccagcgcacgtgcttcctctatttatttgggaggtccctggttacatcactgaagctgtcgctgaggggaGGTCATCTCAACacctccagttagacacaatatatgactattaatgaaatgcaaatgtacactcacactcgtgatatcgccatacttgccaaccctcccgattttcccgggagactcccgaatttcagtgccctctcccgaaaatctcccggggcaaccattatcccgaatttctcccgatttccacccgtacaacaatatagggggcgtgccttaaagacactgcctataGCGTCcgtttttcctccatacaaaaagtgggccggcccagtcacataatatatgcggcttttgcacacacataagtgattgcaaggcatacttgatcaacagccatacaggtcacactgagggtggccgtataaacaactttaacactgttacaaatatgcgccacactgtgaacccacaccaaacaaaagtgacaaacacatttcgggagaacatccgcaccgtaacacaacagaacaaatacccagaatcccttgcatcactaactctacaatacgctacaatatacaccccctgctaccaccaaaccccgccgcccccaagtccgcccacctcaaaccccctCCCCTCCCATTTCCCGaattcgtaggtctcaaggttggcaagtatggatatcgccttgtctctgctttgtctgcgtcacggtactcgatgttccctTGGCAGTCGGCAGGCCGATTCAGGGTCtgaaaacactgatacgagacgacttgcTTTGcgcagatagaaaaagtacaacttctgcacaattgataataactatagcaatggcccttaagcataagagttaaagttaaagtaccaatgattgtcagacacacactaggtgtggcgaaattattctctgcatttgaaccatcactcttgatcaccccctgggaggtgaggggaacagtgaatagcaacggtggccacgcccgggaatcatttttggtgatttaacccccaattccaacccttggtgctgagtgccaagcagggaggtaatgggtcccatttttatagtctttggtatgactcggccggggtttgaactcacaacctaccgatctcagggcggacactctaactactaggccactgagtagttgtgtgataatatatacataattattctaacagccggttctaatactaatcaaatatccatAGATAAGTCATTCgcaggccggatctggcccgcgggccttggctTTGACACATAGGATTTAGAGGGCTGGGTTCAATCCTTTTGCCAGTGACCACAGACCAAGTGGTAACAAGTCTGGACACTTTAACACTAGGTTAGTCACAAAGGATCAAGTCAGACAGGATGTACCTTTTTCATCAGAACAGTACAATTCGTGATTAAATAGCACTTAATAGTACAAATGTTTGTTTTCACGTGAGACGCGCTGGTGACAGGCGAGACAGGTTATGCAGGTTTCTATTGGAATCAAGACTTTGAATAATGGCGTCCCATTCTTGCCTGCAGACATCATGAACGACGCCATATTCGACGAGGACCACGATGAGATGGTGATCGTGAAGGACATCgacatgttctccctgtgcgAGCATCATCTGGTGCCCTTCTTCGGCAGAGTGAGCGCCTTCTCGAGCCGTCTTTCGAGTCGGaagacaacctttttttttttaacgtgtgGTCTCCATGTCCCAGGTCCATATCGGATACGTTCCCAACAAAAAAGTGGTGGGACTGAGCAAGCTGGCGAGGTAATTAAACACACACACCACCCCACCACTTTTTTATAGACCAAAATAGCACAATTGAGACTCTTGGCTTTCGATGTattatcaggggtgtccaaactacggcctgcgagCCAAGTGCGTCTTCTGTAGTCAATAAGTCAACACattacacaacctgctcactgaaccttGTGGATATTATAACAAACGTCAAATCACTATGCaaaattctaaattacacccGTTTAAAGCcactacaatgcatgatgggaaaattcaaaactctctccacactttgCCGCATTTTAGCCGCTTGatttttctgattgattacaaaactttaaggaggttgtcatggaagtaaacaaggtaggagtcgagcCTTTACATACTGttaatatatacaattatattaatCATTAGCTATATATCcattaaaataatatatgtatgtatgtatgtatgtatatatatatatatatatatatatgtacatatatgtatatatacatacatatgtatatatacacatatgtatatatacatgtatatatacatacatatactctatgtatatatacatgtatgtatatatatatacatatatgtatttatacatacatgtgtatatacatatgtatatatacatacatatacatacacatacatatatgtatacacacatatgtatatatatatatacacacatatgtatatatacatacatacatatatgtatatatatacacacgtgtgtatatatacatatatgtatatatacacatatatgtaaatatacacatatatgtataatacatatatgtatatatacacatatacgtataaatacatatatgtatatacatatatgtatatgtattatatactgtacatatatgaattatatacatatatgtatacatacatacatacatgtgtgtatatacacacacacgtatatatacctatatatgtatgtatatatatatatatatatatatatatacataaatgtatataaacatacatatatgtatgtacatgtatatacataaatgtatatatacatacataaatgtatatatacaatgtatatatacatttatgtatgtatattatacatacataaatgtatatttccctacatatacatgtatgtagtcataccaaagactataaaaatgggaaccattacctcactgcttggcactcagcatcaaaggttgtaattgggggttgaatcgacAAAATGAttccccgagcgcggccaccgctgctgctcactgctcccctcacctcccagggggtggaacaaggggatgggtcaaacacggagagtaatttcaccacacccagtgtgtgtgtgtgtgactatcagtggtactttaactttaatatatgtatatatacatacatatatgtatatatatatacatatttacatacatatactgtacatatatacatacacatgtatatatacataaatatatatatttatatatacatatactgtatgtatatatacatatttatatatatatatatatatatatatatatatatatatatatatatatatatatatatgtatatatatacatacatacacatattaatgtacctataatatatatacaattttttaaGCCCAAGTCAAAAACGTTGGACAACCCTTTATTAGATAAAATACAGTATTaagattaaaatgtgtttttcccCCTCATACTAGAGGCGTCCCCTAAACAAATTGTGGCCCACATGTAGAAGTGCTACATACCCTGTGGTCTGTGGTCTGTGGTCTGTGGTCTGTGGTCTGTGGTTGTTCTGTTATTTCGCCGCATGAAAACGTGTCCGTCCTTTGCAGGATCGTGGAGATCTTCAGTCGGAGGCTTCAAGGTGAGCTTCCCTCAGCCCTTTTCCTCAAGGACGTATATTCCAGGTCAGGCGTGTTCAGTAATGCTTTGCCTTCTCCGCAGTTCAAGAGCGTCTCACCAAGCAAATCGCCATGGGGCTATCCGAGGCCCTGCAGCCAAAAGGTGTCGCCGTGGTCATCGAGGCATcgtaagtacacacacacacacacacacacacacacacacacacacacagcccctaATGACCGGGtctaatgtgtgtatgtgtgtcaaGGCACATGTGCATGGTGATGCGAGGCGTGCAGAAGATGAACAGCCGCACGGTGACCAGCTCCATGCTGGGCATCTACCTGGAAGACCCCAAAACCCGGGAGGAGTTCCTGAACCTTACCAAGCACTGATGGGATGGTCCTGACGTGTActtcaaaacaaaacaagaagCAAATACAGCAAAGCTTGAAAGACAAATCACTGTGAATTCAACAGAATCTGCTTTTTTGTCCGTCTCCCCCACAAAGTAACATTGTACAGTTTAAGACTTCagcttcttttctttctttcttccatCGACATTGGTGCTTTTACAAAGTGgtactgtcttcctttttttattattattactgtattcAGATTTGTACCACATATCCACATATTTGTAATATAGTATATGTAAAATACAAGTTTTTTCCCCCTGTCTGTCCATAACAGTAgaggaaaaaaagatggcggcacTGACAGGATATTTTGCTTTTACAAAACCTGCATCATGTATTTTGAAGCGTATTTACTTTAATAAAAGGCATACAAATGAAAGTGGTGAAAGTTGATTACTCATGAGAAATGAcactaaaccatacttgccaaccctcccggattttccgggagactcccgaaattcagcgcctctcccgaaaacctctcgggacaaattttctcccgaaaatctcccgaaattcaggcggagctggaagccatgcggacctgagtgacgtcaggtgcgcaacaccacttaaatcgttggccaaccaaaaagtaaccccagtacgctatagccaacattcaccaggagatggcaacagacaaacatagatcacactattacattcctccccttttataaatgtatagaagttactcaaaataaataaacaacccaaccaaaaaatgcagcagctcaattaaaaaactgtacttaagccacattcttttctttttttttttagtactgaactcttaaccctcatttgtaaaaaataacatgtttattatacaaacagtatttgtacacctttaacacagatttttatactgtcttcagagattcagttttttttggtggtactcgaaacctttctgggtacctgcgaaagggtgttcagcatggttggaaaaatagtgacaga
Protein-coding regions in this window:
- the gch2 gene encoding GTP cyclohydrolase 2 isoform X2, yielding MNGHCNVQVNDVAEEFHCNNDFSELIIDGKKAAGRRGHETSRKEAEDKSRLPALEVAYTSILRELGEDVDRQGLLRTPLRASKAMQFFTKGYHETVDDIMNDAIFDEDHDEMVIVKDIDMFSLCEHHLVPFFGRVHIGYVPNKKVVGLSKLARIVEIFSRRLQVQERLTKQIAMGLSEALQPKGVAVVIEASHMCMVMRGVQKMNSRTVTSSMLGIYLEDPKTREEFLNLTKH
- the gch2 gene encoding GTP cyclohydrolase 2 isoform X1, producing MNGHCNVQVNDVAEEFHCNNDFSELIIDGKKAAGRRGHETSRKEAEDKSRLPALEVAYTSILRELGEDVDRQGLLRTPLRASKAMQFFTKGYHETVDDIMNDAIFDEDHDEMVIVKDIDMFSLCEHHLVPFFGRVSAFSSRLSSRKTTFFFLTCGLHVPGPYRIRSQQKSGGTEQAGEDRGDLQSEASSSRASHQANRHGAIRGPAAKRCRRGHRGIAHVHGDARRAEDEQPHGDQLHAGHLPGRPQNPGGVPEPYQALMGWS